The proteins below come from a single Chryseobacterium sp. MA9 genomic window:
- a CDS encoding DUF4377 domain-containing protein produces MKSIATILKGAAPALALFAMTQCTTTANASAGDEATFIVGPQTADCTGVAPMKCLQVKENASGDWTNFYSNIEGFTYEPGYEYVLKVKTEKITNPPADGSSIKYTLVKQVSKTKKTEMTANEKTIIVGPQTVDCSAGAGRMKCMQVKENASESWTNFYSNIEGFTYEPGYEYVLKVKTEKIANPPADASSIKYTLIEQISKTKK; encoded by the coding sequence ATGAAAAGTATAGCAACAATTCTAAAAGGGGCAGCTCCCGCATTAGCATTATTCGCAATGACGCAATGTACAACCACAGCCAATGCATCCGCAGGTGATGAAGCTACCTTCATCGTAGGACCACAAACAGCAGACTGTACAGGTGTAGCTCCTATGAAATGTCTGCAGGTAAAAGAAAACGCTTCCGGAGACTGGACTAATTTCTACAGCAATATTGAAGGATTTACTTATGAACCGGGATATGAATATGTTTTAAAAGTAAAAACTGAAAAAATTACCAATCCACCAGCTGATGGATCATCTATAAAATACACTTTGGTAAAGCAGGTTTCTAAAACGAAGAAAACTGAAATGACGGCTAATGAAAAAACAATTATCGTAGGGCCACAAACTGTAGACTGTTCTGCAGGAGCAGGGCGTATGAAGTGTATGCAGGTAAAAGAGAATGCTTCTGAGAGCTGGACGAATTTCTACAGCAATATTGAAGGTTTCACCTATGAGCCGGGTTACGAATATGTTTTAAAAGTAAAAACTGAAAAAATTGCGAACCCGCCGGCAGATGCTTCTTCAATCAAATACACACTGATAGAACAAATTTCTAAAACGAAGAAATAA
- a CDS encoding Crp/Fnr family transcriptional regulator — MANSKEILKDHISKFTSITEEQLDYVFEHFNLITLKKGQSLISEGDFVNHEYFVLEGCLKAFYLNDSMKMFILQFAMPTWWVTDFDALYNKTRATINVDCITNATILAISNEDREKICSEIHEVEHFFRWRTNKGYVAAQKRLLSFMNNDAKFRYQELLSMYPQLYNLVPKHLIASYLGVTRETLSRLHQ, encoded by the coding sequence ATGGCCAATTCTAAAGAAATACTAAAGGATCACATCTCTAAATTCACTTCTATTACTGAAGAACAACTTGACTATGTTTTTGAACATTTTAATCTGATTACTTTAAAAAAAGGGCAAAGCCTGATCTCGGAAGGTGATTTTGTGAACCATGAATATTTTGTTCTGGAAGGTTGTTTGAAAGCATTTTATCTTAATGACAGTATGAAAATGTTCATCCTCCAGTTTGCTATGCCTACATGGTGGGTGACAGATTTTGATGCACTGTACAATAAAACAAGGGCAACCATCAATGTAGACTGTATCACAAATGCTACAATTCTGGCTATTTCCAACGAAGACAGGGAAAAAATCTGCAGTGAAATTCATGAGGTTGAACATTTTTTCCGATGGAGAACCAACAAAGGTTATGTAGCTGCGCAAAAACGTCTGCTTTCTTTCATGAATAATGATGCTAAGTTTCGTTATCAGGAGCTTTTATCTATGTATCCTCAGTTATACAATCTGGTTCCGAAACACCTCATCGCTTCTTATCTTGGAGTAACCAGAGAAACGCTGAGCAGACTTCATCAATAA
- a CDS encoding 4-oxalocrotonate tautomerase family protein yields the protein MPFIKVDVLREDLNRETKQQLIRKISEAVTSVLNKDPHLTHIVINEIEDDNWGYAGEQVSVLKEQGFSTEKK from the coding sequence ATGCCATTCATAAAAGTAGATGTGCTTCGCGAAGATCTTAACCGCGAAACAAAACAACAGTTAATCAGAAAAATAAGTGAAGCTGTAACTTCAGTTTTGAACAAAGATCCTCATTTAACCCATATTGTCATCAATGAAATTGAGGATGATAACTGGGGATACGCCGGAGAACAGGTTTCAGTGTTAAAAGAACAGGGATTTTCAACAGAAAAAAAATAA
- a CDS encoding nitronate monooxygenase family protein has product MWNKNRITELLGIEYPILQGPFGGGLSTVELTTTVSNLGGLGGFGAYTLLPREIYDIHREIQSKTDKPYNLNLWVNDHDIISEEHTKKQYQKAVEIFKPYFNLLNTDIPPLPPSFESRFQNQLNVIFDIKPKVFSFMFGLLSENLIEELHRQGTVVLGNATTLDEAIVLEKTGVDAIVASGFESGGHRPSFLDQAELSTTGTFALIQLIKDRVKIPIVAAGGIANGHGIAGAFKLGADAVQIGTAFLATEESGALPIHKEFLFSDAAKSTTLTRAYTGRLGRGITTRIARDVLAATDKTLPFPLQTHFMGALRKAALEQQKNDLVFFWAGQIAPLLKHKKASTLMKSLIEEASVLLQ; this is encoded by the coding sequence ATGTGGAATAAAAATAGAATTACGGAATTATTGGGAATTGAATATCCTATTCTACAAGGTCCTTTTGGCGGAGGGCTTTCTACCGTTGAACTCACAACAACAGTGAGTAATCTTGGCGGATTGGGAGGTTTTGGAGCATATACCTTGTTACCTCGGGAAATATATGATATTCACAGAGAAATACAATCGAAAACAGACAAACCCTACAATCTTAATCTTTGGGTAAATGATCACGACATCATTAGCGAAGAGCATACAAAAAAACAATATCAAAAGGCTGTTGAAATTTTTAAACCTTATTTTAATCTTTTAAACACAGATATACCTCCACTTCCCCCCTCTTTTGAATCGAGATTCCAGAATCAGCTAAATGTTATTTTTGATATTAAGCCTAAAGTTTTCAGCTTTATGTTCGGATTGCTTAGTGAAAACCTCATCGAAGAACTTCATCGTCAGGGAACTGTTGTATTGGGAAATGCAACAACGCTGGATGAGGCGATTGTTCTGGAAAAAACGGGAGTGGACGCTATTGTAGCTTCCGGTTTTGAAAGTGGTGGCCACAGACCTTCGTTTCTGGATCAGGCTGAACTTTCTACAACGGGAACTTTTGCATTGATTCAACTGATAAAGGATCGTGTAAAAATTCCCATTGTTGCGGCTGGAGGAATTGCTAACGGCCATGGAATTGCCGGCGCTTTCAAGCTGGGAGCTGATGCTGTACAAATCGGAACCGCTTTTCTGGCTACTGAAGAATCCGGAGCGCTACCCATTCATAAAGAGTTTTTATTTTCCGACGCAGCAAAATCCACTACTTTAACCAGAGCTTATACCGGAAGATTAGGACGCGGAATTACTACAAGAATTGCAAGAGATGTATTGGCTGCAACTGATAAGACACTGCCGTTTCCTTTACAAACGCATTTTATGGGAGCATTGAGAAAGGCTGCTTTGGAACAACAAAAGAATGATCTGGTATTCTTCTGGGCAGGGCAGATCGCCCCGCTTTTAAAACATAAAAAAGCCTCCACTTTAATGAAATCATTAATCGAAGAGGCTTCTGTATTATTACAATAA
- a CDS encoding SPFH domain-containing protein encodes MGIYLAPVIFFGLIILFASFFVVKQETAAIIERFGKFRAVKHSGLHLKLPIIDQIAKRLNLRIQQLDVMIDTKTLDNVFIKMKISVQYQVIRSQVGDAYYRLENPENQITSFVFDVVRAEVPKLKLDDVFVRKDDVAIAVKGELQEAMNSYGYDIIKALVTDIDPDEQVKHAMNRINAAEREKTAAEYESEAQRIRIVAVAKAEAESKKLQGQGIADQRREIAKGLEESVRMLNNVDINSHEASALIVVTQHYDTLHSVGASSRSNLVLLPNSPTAASGMLNDLVVAMTTANTVGEVTKGKYPDPPQKEAGF; translated from the coding sequence ATGGGAATATATTTAGCGCCCGTTATTTTCTTTGGGCTTATTATTTTGTTCGCTTCATTCTTTGTGGTTAAGCAGGAAACAGCGGCTATTATTGAAAGATTTGGGAAATTTCGGGCTGTAAAACATTCCGGCCTTCACCTTAAGCTGCCAATCATAGATCAGATTGCTAAAAGACTGAATTTGAGAATTCAGCAGCTGGATGTAATGATTGATACAAAAACATTAGACAATGTTTTCATCAAAATGAAAATTTCCGTTCAGTATCAGGTAATCAGAAGCCAGGTAGGAGATGCTTACTATCGTCTGGAAAATCCTGAAAATCAAATTACTTCATTTGTTTTTGATGTGGTAAGAGCAGAAGTTCCAAAGTTGAAACTGGATGATGTTTTTGTAAGAAAAGATGATGTTGCGATTGCAGTGAAAGGTGAGCTTCAGGAAGCTATGAACAGCTATGGCTATGACATTATCAAAGCTTTGGTAACTGATATTGATCCTGATGAACAGGTAAAACATGCCATGAACAGAATCAATGCTGCAGAAAGAGAAAAAACGGCTGCAGAATATGAATCTGAAGCACAAAGAATCAGAATTGTAGCTGTAGCAAAAGCAGAAGCGGAATCTAAAAAACTACAAGGGCAGGGGATTGCCGACCAAAGAAGAGAAATTGCAAAAGGGCTTGAAGAGTCTGTGAGAATGTTGAATAATGTAGACATCAATTCTCATGAAGCATCAGCGCTTATTGTGGTAACACAGCATTATGATACATTACATTCGGTAGGAGCGAGCAGCAGAAGTAACCTTGTACTTCTTCCCAATTCGCCTACTGCAGCAAGTGGGATGCTGAATGATCTTGTAGTAGCTATGACTACTGCGAATACCGTAGGAGAGGTTACAAAAGGAAAATATCCTGATCCTCCTCAAAAAGAAGCTGGATTTTAA
- a CDS encoding deoxyguanosinetriphosphate triphosphohydrolase, with product MNLNQIFTNQRTGNNPQTKASRTDFQRDFDRIIFSSAFRRLQNKTQVFPLPGSVFVHNRLTHSLEVSSVGRSLGSIIGEFIAEDFKNELTEDSKNFYLYNLGNVIAAACLCHDVGNPAFGHSGEDAIASYFERNEKDLKSKFNEKEWADLVNFEGNANAIRVLAQQQQGKDAGGIQLTFSTLASIAKYPCEAVAKKKGIIHRKKFGFFQNEKDIFLEIAKGTQLISESEEPHIFKRHPFVWLVEAADDICYNIIDMEDAHRLGIVSTADCKNLFFELVKSETNDVQRIETKLSSISNENEQISYLRAKVINALINKSIEMYKHNFETILEGNLGNGLLDIYKKENKALQDIESFSVEKIYNHKAVVEIENAGYNVMYELLDHFIPSILKPDNQRKSYDEKALKLIPKQFIYNDGTDYQKVLGVVDFVSGMTDNYATDLYRKIKGIDIGMTV from the coding sequence ATGAATTTAAACCAGATTTTCACCAATCAACGTACAGGAAATAATCCACAGACTAAGGCTTCACGAACTGATTTTCAAAGAGATTTCGACAGAATTATCTTTTCTTCTGCGTTCAGAAGACTGCAGAATAAAACGCAGGTTTTTCCTCTTCCCGGAAGTGTTTTTGTACACAACAGGCTTACGCATTCTCTGGAAGTATCATCTGTAGGAAGAAGTTTAGGTAGTATTATCGGTGAATTTATTGCTGAAGATTTTAAAAACGAACTTACTGAAGATTCAAAGAATTTTTACCTCTATAATCTAGGAAACGTAATTGCAGCCGCATGTTTATGTCATGATGTGGGAAATCCTGCTTTCGGTCATTCCGGGGAAGATGCCATTGCAAGCTATTTTGAAAGAAATGAAAAAGATCTGAAGTCAAAATTCAATGAAAAGGAGTGGGCGGATCTGGTTAATTTTGAAGGAAATGCCAATGCCATCAGAGTTCTGGCACAGCAGCAGCAGGGAAAAGATGCCGGAGGTATTCAGCTGACGTTCTCCACGCTGGCAAGCATTGCAAAATATCCTTGTGAGGCTGTAGCAAAGAAAAAAGGAATCATTCACAGAAAGAAATTCGGGTTTTTCCAGAATGAAAAAGATATATTTCTGGAAATTGCCAAAGGAACGCAGCTTATTTCTGAAAGTGAAGAACCTCATATTTTCAAAAGACACCCTTTTGTATGGCTGGTAGAAGCAGCTGATGACATCTGCTACAACATCATTGATATGGAAGATGCCCACAGATTGGGAATTGTTTCAACAGCAGACTGTAAAAATTTATTTTTTGAACTGGTAAAATCTGAAACAAATGATGTTCAGAGAATTGAAACAAAGCTAAGTTCTATCTCCAACGAAAACGAACAGATTTCTTATTTAAGAGCAAAGGTAATCAATGCCTTAATCAACAAATCGATTGAAATGTATAAGCATAACTTTGAAACGATTCTTGAAGGAAATCTTGGTAATGGCTTACTTGATATCTATAAAAAAGAAAATAAAGCACTGCAGGATATTGAAAGTTTCTCGGTAGAAAAAATTTACAATCACAAAGCAGTTGTTGAAATTGAAAATGCAGGCTACAACGTAATGTATGAGCTGCTGGATCATTTTATTCCTTCCATTCTGAAGCCGGATAACCAAAGAAAATCTTATGACGAAAAAGCTTTGAAATTAATTCCAAAGCAATTTATTTACAATGACGGTACCGATTATCAGAAAGTTCTTGGGGTCGTTGATTTCGTTTCAGGGATGACGGACAATTACGCTACCGATTTATATAGAAAAATTAAAGGAATAGACATCGGAATGACCGTGTAA
- a CDS encoding YceI family protein → MDTKNFKVNKENSTINWVGRKVTGAHNGTIGVKEGNFIFGEGKPISGKFTIDTRSIKILDIEDAETNAQFANHLASDDFFDSEQFPEAYFEITHAEPGNENLYYVKGYLTIKGITHSIDTSLRIVKTDNTAVLDTKIVIDRTKFNIKFRSSNFFTNLGDTLIYNNFDLNIHLIAEAY, encoded by the coding sequence ATGGACACAAAAAATTTTAAAGTCAATAAAGAAAATAGTACCATCAACTGGGTCGGAAGAAAAGTAACCGGCGCTCACAATGGTACAATTGGTGTAAAAGAAGGAAACTTTATATTCGGAGAGGGAAAACCTATATCTGGAAAATTTACTATTGATACCCGCAGTATCAAAATCCTTGATATTGAGGATGCAGAAACCAATGCACAGTTTGCCAATCATCTGGCTTCTGATGATTTTTTTGATTCTGAACAGTTTCCTGAAGCTTATTTCGAGATCACTCATGCAGAACCTGGTAATGAAAATCTTTACTATGTAAAAGGATATCTTACCATAAAAGGCATTACTCATTCTATCGATACGAGTCTACGTATCGTAAAAACAGATAATACTGCTGTTTTAGATACTAAAATAGTGATTGACAGAACGAAATTCAACATCAAATTCAGGTCTTCTAATTTCTTTACCAATCTTGGCGACACATTGATCTATAACAATTTTGATCTCAATATTCATCTTATTGCTGAAGCTTACTAG
- a CDS encoding bifunctional 2-polyprenyl-6-hydroxyphenol methylase/3-demethylubiquinol 3-O-methyltransferase UbiG encodes MTDNTWLNRWDERYSSEEFAYGTEPNNYLREQLGKLQPGKILFPAEGEGRNAVFAAAKGWQVSAFDISANGKNKALQLAEQLGTTIDYQVGELSTLNYHKEQFDAIALIYAHFPGAVKSSIHQMLNQYLRKGGFIIFEAFSKNHLEYIAKNEKVGGPKDIESLFSIEEIKADFPDYDIIELRETEIELNEGLFHNGTGSVIRFVGQKLS; translated from the coding sequence ATGACGGACAACACATGGCTCAACAGATGGGACGAAAGGTATAGCAGCGAAGAGTTTGCGTATGGAACAGAGCCCAACAATTATCTGAGAGAGCAGCTTGGTAAATTACAACCAGGCAAAATACTTTTCCCCGCAGAAGGTGAAGGCCGAAATGCCGTTTTCGCAGCAGCAAAGGGATGGCAGGTTTCAGCTTTCGATATCAGCGCCAATGGCAAAAACAAGGCTTTACAGCTTGCAGAGCAACTGGGAACCACGATTGATTATCAGGTTGGAGAACTTTCAACTTTAAATTATCACAAAGAACAGTTTGACGCTATTGCTCTTATCTATGCTCATTTTCCGGGTGCTGTTAAATCATCCATACATCAAATGCTGAATCAATATCTGCGTAAAGGCGGTTTTATTATTTTTGAAGCTTTCAGTAAAAATCATCTTGAATATATTGCAAAGAACGAAAAAGTAGGCGGTCCAAAGGATATTGAATCTTTATTTTCTATTGAAGAGATCAAAGCTGATTTTCCTGATTATGATATTATTGAATTAAGAGAAACAGAAATAGAACTCAATGAAGGATTATTCCACAATGGAACAGGTTCTGTAATCCGATTTGTCGGCCAAAAACTGTCCTGA
- a CDS encoding SDR family NAD(P)-dependent oxidoreductase encodes MKKQTVIITGASSGIGLETARYFLDRGDNVIINSQTASKLEQVYNELGAGENLAMVSGSISEKSTGEALVKTAIERFGSIDVLVNNAGIYENKPFLEVTEDYLDRFLATNLKGTFFTTQAVIPQMIKQKDGVVINVGTPLVYHAIAESPSTAPISSKGAIHALTLQLAAEFGKDNIRVNTVAPGLIRTPMHAADVDNNAGIHLINRIGEPEEVAQMIHAIAKNKLISGAIINVDGGMGAGHHLS; translated from the coding sequence ATGAAAAAACAAACCGTAATCATAACAGGGGCCTCTTCAGGAATAGGATTGGAAACAGCCCGTTATTTCTTAGACAGAGGTGATAATGTAATCATCAATTCACAAACAGCATCCAAATTAGAGCAAGTTTACAATGAACTGGGAGCAGGAGAAAATCTGGCAATGGTTTCCGGAAGTATATCAGAGAAATCAACGGGAGAAGCGTTGGTAAAAACAGCAATTGAAAGATTTGGATCAATCGACGTTCTTGTCAACAATGCCGGAATTTACGAAAACAAACCATTTTTAGAGGTTACAGAAGACTATCTGGACCGTTTTTTAGCAACGAATCTGAAAGGAACATTCTTCACAACGCAGGCTGTTATTCCTCAGATGATTAAACAAAAAGACGGAGTGGTTATCAATGTGGGAACCCCACTAGTATACCATGCGATTGCGGAATCTCCCTCTACTGCGCCTATTTCGAGTAAAGGAGCTATTCATGCACTGACTTTACAGCTGGCTGCAGAATTTGGAAAAGATAATATCAGGGTCAATACGGTTGCTCCCGGATTAATCAGAACTCCAATGCATGCTGCAGACGTTGATAATAATGCGGGAATACATTTGATCAACCGTATTGGAGAGCCGGAAGAAGTTGCTCAGATGATTCATGCGATTGCTAAGAACAAATTAATTTCCGGAGCTATCATCAATGTAGACGGAGGAATGGGAGCCGGACATCATTTATCATGA
- a CDS encoding lipocalin family protein has product MCKIFCLASFIAVSSLMNAQKLTKENVTGFWKLKEAGFYEDKKKVVKEFDNCRLMRNYAIREDGFAIYNYVEGNTGDCSPSEPRLSFWRIVENRIQFYVDDKNILEEVEVTMNKDNTITFSSYIPKQKKVDGDALAEKIVNTIHYDILEKQY; this is encoded by the coding sequence ATGTGTAAGATATTTTGTCTTGCTTCTTTTATAGCAGTTTCATCTCTGATGAATGCTCAAAAATTAACCAAAGAAAATGTTACAGGATTCTGGAAACTGAAAGAAGCCGGATTTTATGAAGATAAGAAGAAAGTAGTAAAAGAATTCGATAACTGCCGCCTGATGAGAAATTATGCCATCAGAGAAGATGGTTTTGCTATTTATAATTATGTAGAAGGAAATACAGGGGACTGCAGTCCATCTGAACCAAGACTTTCTTTTTGGAGAATTGTAGAAAACAGAATTCAGTTTTATGTAGATGATAAAAATATCCTTGAAGAAGTGGAAGTAACAATGAACAAAGATAATACAATAACCTTTTCAAGTTATATCCCTAAACAGAAAAAAGTAGATGGAGATGCTCTTGCTGAGAAAATAGTAAACACCATTCACTACGATATACTTGAAAAACAATACTGA
- a CDS encoding LytTR family DNA-binding domain-containing protein → MNCIIVDDEPLARSEMRSLIAEISSIDILGEFSNAPSALEFLKDNDVDLIFLDIEMPMVTGLEFAEMLPKKSLIIFTTAYSQYALKSYELEAVDYLLKPVDPQRLEKAIDKAILYTELLSKDTVKNTVESNTADFLFIKAERRFYKISFSDIKFIEGLKDYVVIHTKQQKLITAMNLKTIHQKISGETFIRVSKSYVVNMNYIDSFDNHNIYIEDSEIPLGEVYRSEFFTKFAGGLLNSD, encoded by the coding sequence ATGAATTGTATTATAGTTGATGATGAACCTTTGGCAAGATCCGAAATGAGATCTCTGATTGCTGAAATTTCCAGTATTGATATCCTTGGCGAATTTTCCAATGCTCCGTCTGCACTCGAGTTTCTTAAAGATAATGATGTAGACCTTATTTTTCTTGATATAGAAATGCCTATGGTAACAGGTCTTGAGTTCGCGGAAATGCTTCCGAAAAAATCCCTGATCATCTTTACAACAGCCTATTCTCAGTATGCACTGAAGAGCTACGAGCTGGAAGCTGTTGATTATCTTCTGAAGCCTGTTGATCCTCAAAGATTGGAAAAAGCAATTGATAAAGCGATACTTTACACCGAACTTTTATCCAAAGACACTGTAAAAAATACTGTAGAATCCAATACTGCAGACTTTTTATTCATCAAAGCAGAACGAAGGTTCTATAAAATCAGTTTTTCAGACATTAAGTTTATAGAAGGGCTTAAAGACTATGTAGTCATTCATACAAAGCAGCAAAAGCTTATCACTGCAATGAATTTAAAAACCATTCATCAGAAAATTTCCGGTGAAACCTTCATCAGGGTGAGCAAATCCTACGTAGTGAATATGAACTATATAGATTCATTTGATAATCATAATATATACATCGAAGACTCCGAAATCCCTCTTGGAGAAGTATATAGATCAGAATTTTTTACAAAATTTGCCGGTGGACTCCTCAACTCGGATTAA
- a CDS encoding DNA-formamidopyrimidine glycosylase family protein gives MPEGPSIILMKENLQPFAGQQITEISGNAKFEKDSFIGQTLLEIRTFGKQTYLVFEKAAIRIHLLMFGSYSIDEQTKPDKSLRLALFFSTGSIYFYTCSVKSVDLDFLTTIDWEADVMNDQWSPKKTEEKLKSNPKMMVCDALMNQDIFSGVGNIIKNEVLFRIGVQPESLVGNLPLKKRKELITEARNYSFDFLNWKREFVLKKHWLVHTKSVCPVCGQKLIKKQTGKGKRRSFYCEKDQKLY, from the coding sequence ATGCCTGAAGGTCCATCCATCATATTAATGAAAGAAAACCTGCAGCCATTTGCGGGGCAGCAAATCACAGAGATTTCAGGAAATGCCAAATTTGAAAAAGATTCTTTTATTGGCCAGACTCTTCTCGAAATCCGTACTTTTGGAAAACAGACTTATCTCGTTTTTGAAAAAGCAGCCATCCGTATTCATTTATTAATGTTCGGCTCTTACAGTATTGATGAACAGACCAAACCGGATAAAAGTTTGCGGTTAGCCTTGTTTTTCTCAACAGGAAGCATCTATTTTTATACCTGCTCGGTAAAATCCGTAGATCTTGATTTTCTCACTACAATTGATTGGGAAGCTGACGTAATGAACGATCAGTGGAGCCCTAAGAAAACTGAAGAGAAGCTGAAATCAAATCCTAAAATGATGGTTTGTGATGCATTGATGAATCAGGACATTTTTTCAGGTGTAGGAAATATTATTAAAAATGAAGTGCTTTTCAGGATTGGAGTGCAGCCTGAAAGTCTGGTCGGTAATCTCCCTCTTAAAAAAAGAAAGGAACTTATTACTGAGGCCAGAAATTACAGTTTTGATTTTCTGAATTGGAAAAGAGAATTTGTCTTGAAAAAACATTGGTTGGTTCATACCAAATCTGTATGTCCTGTATGTGGTCAGAAGCTGATCAAGAAACAAACAGGTAAAGGAAAAAGGAGGAGTTTCTACTGTGAAAAAGATCAGAAGCTTTATTAA
- a CDS encoding sensor histidine kinase — MKYSPQKFEETFVMDFLVEAKYGIRRHLLFLIFFFFLLYSARFWHWYSGIYQYYVLFFVYIILIAMVYINIYVLVPRFFFKTKYLTYLVLLILMGVVGLNFIGYSFRYLFEDFRTQYIPKDNERGGIYEGVLMCIPIILTTTTIKLLQKWINDNKRINELSTLTLNMELNELRNQINPHFLFNMLNNVKALIRTDPAKASVVIVKLSEFLRYQLYENSEEKTLLTSEIDFLSNFLNLEKIRRDNFSFDIHTDVDKRMTSSTFIPPNLFTTFVENAVKHSVDLSGGESYVKVEINIENKQLYFRCANSRSAGYVVSDSKNSGLGLANITRRLELLYSDTFALKIESGEKEYIVNLKIPV; from the coding sequence ATGAAATACAGTCCGCAGAAATTTGAAGAAACCTTTGTAATGGATTTTTTGGTGGAAGCGAAGTATGGGATCCGAAGGCATCTGCTGTTTCTGATTTTCTTTTTCTTTTTACTGTACAGTGCGAGGTTCTGGCATTGGTATTCAGGAATATATCAGTACTATGTTTTGTTCTTTGTGTATATTATTCTGATTGCAATGGTTTACATTAATATATATGTATTGGTTCCACGGTTTTTCTTTAAAACAAAATACCTTACCTACCTTGTGCTGCTTATTCTGATGGGAGTTGTAGGGCTTAATTTTATTGGGTACAGTTTCAGATACCTTTTTGAGGACTTCAGAACACAGTACATTCCGAAAGATAATGAAAGGGGAGGAATCTATGAAGGCGTTCTGATGTGTATTCCGATTATTCTGACAACGACAACCATAAAACTTCTACAAAAATGGATCAATGATAATAAAAGAATCAATGAGCTGAGTACTCTTACGCTGAATATGGAGTTGAATGAGCTCAGAAACCAGATTAATCCCCATTTTCTGTTTAATATGCTCAATAATGTAAAAGCACTCATCAGAACAGATCCGGCAAAAGCTTCGGTGGTGATTGTAAAACTTTCCGAGTTTCTGAGATATCAGCTGTATGAAAACAGTGAAGAAAAAACGTTACTGACCTCAGAAATTGATTTCCTGTCCAACTTTTTAAACCTTGAAAAAATAAGACGTGATAATTTCTCTTTTGATATTCATACCGATGTTGATAAAAGAATGACCAGCAGCACATTTATTCCACCAAATCTGTTTACTACTTTCGTAGAAAATGCTGTAAAGCACAGTGTAGATCTCAGTGGAGGAGAGTCTTATGTGAAAGTGGAAATTAATATTGAGAATAAACAGCTTTATTTCAGGTGTGCTAATTCAAGGAGTGCCGGTTATGTAGTTTCAGACAGTAAAAACAGCGGGCTTGGGCTTGCCAATATTACCAGAAGACTGGAACTTCTTTATAGTGATACTTTTGCCCTGAAGATAGAATCCGGTGAAAAAGAATATATTGTAAATTTAAAAATTCCCGTGTGA
- a CDS encoding nuclear transport factor 2 family protein, producing MKLLLIIAWLFCLPLNGHAQNIKSMKTNQTPEAEIRNITENYYFKGIYEGNTELLTKAFYKGALLFGDVDGVPYFKTAEQYIEGVGNRVSPEKSGKRFKAEIISIDVINSIAVAKLNVRMYDFNYYNFITFNHIDGKWLIVNKTLINVHP from the coding sequence ATGAAACTATTATTAATCATTGCATGGCTGTTCTGCCTTCCGTTGAACGGCCATGCACAAAATATAAAGAGTATGAAAACCAACCAAACACCAGAAGCTGAAATAAGAAATATCACAGAGAATTATTATTTCAAAGGGATTTATGAAGGGAATACTGAACTTCTTACAAAAGCTTTTTATAAAGGAGCTTTACTCTTTGGAGATGTAGATGGAGTTCCCTATTTCAAAACTGCAGAACAATATATTGAAGGAGTTGGAAACCGTGTAAGTCCGGAGAAATCCGGAAAGAGATTTAAAGCTGAAATTATATCAATTGATGTCATTAATTCAATTGCTGTCGCAAAACTAAACGTAAGAATGTATGATTTTAATTATTATAATTTTATAACTTTCAATCATATAGACGGGAAATGGCTGATCGTTAACAAGACATTGATCAACGTACACCCTTAA